The Seriola aureovittata isolate HTS-2021-v1 ecotype China chromosome 2, ASM2101889v1, whole genome shotgun sequence genome has a segment encoding these proteins:
- the itcha gene encoding itchy E3 ubiquitin protein ligase a isoform X1, which yields MKSQLQVTVLSARLKENKKNWFGPSPYVEVAVDGQSKRTEKCNNTHSPKWKQALTVIVTPVSKLIFRVWSHQTLKADILLGMATLEILETLKINDLKLCEVVQTLQLCSDRDPQDVVGDLSVCLDGMQVDPETIAEREYSAVPNGNAKQNGDTGNRSSRDTSPSSDSEEWVIVPNGHAVNGTASPSRSPGGSTASRPPRPTRPPPPTPRRPAASPTSSSSSSPSELSEAPPSDGSSQVSASGCSDQQDESGVATASSSQTASGPKPGASASTAVATATPRVTPMTNGPLPPGWEQRVDQNGRLYYVDHIEKRTTWDRPEPLPTGWERRVDPMGRVYYVDHITRTTTWQRPTQESVRNYEEWQHQRSQLQGAMQQFNQRFIYGLQDQLAATANKEFDPLGPLPHGWEKRTDTNGRVYFVHHPTRTTQWEDPRRQGLLNDKPLPEGWEMRFTVDGIPYFVDHNRRATTYIDPRTGKSSLENGPQITYVRDFKAKVQYFRFWCQQMSLSQHIKITVSRKTLFEESFQQIMSFHPQDLRRRLWIIFPGEEGLDYGGVAREWFFLLSHEVLNPMYCLFEYAGKDNYCLQINPASYINPDHLKYFKFIGRFIAMALFHGKFIDTGFSLPFYKRILNKPLALKDLESIDPEFYNSLIWIKDNNIEECGLEMFFSVDKEILGEVTTHELKPDGGNIQVTEENKEEYIRLVAEWRLSRGVEEQTQAFFEGFNEVLPQQYLQYFDAKELEVMLCGMQEIDLVDWQRNTIYRHYARSSKQILWFWQFVKEMDNEKRMRLLQFVTGTCRLPVGGFADLMGSNGPQKFCIEKVGKDNWLPRSHTCFNRLDLPPYKSYEQLKEKLIFAIEETEGFGQE from the exons ATGAAGTCCCAATTGCAAGTCACAG TGCTTTCAGCCAggctgaaggaaaacaaaaagaactggTTTGGTCCCAGTCCATATGTTGAGGTAGCTGTGGATGGCCAGTCAAAGAGGACTGAGAAGTGCAACAATACACACAGTCCCAAATGGAAGCAGGCTCTCACAGT AATTGTGACTCCAGTCAGCAAGCTGATCTTCCGTGTTTGGAGCCACCAGACACTAAAGGCGGACATCCTGTTGGGAATGGCCACACTGGAGATCCTTGAGACCCTTAAAATTAATGACCTGAAAT TGTGTGAGGTGGTGCAGACGCTGCAGCTGTGCTCTGACAGAGACCCCCAGGATGTTGTAGGTGACCTGTCAGTCTGCCTGGACGGCATGCAGGTGGACCCCGAAACCATTGCTGAGAGAGAATATT CAGCTGTTCCAAAtggaaatgcaaaacaaaatggagacaCTGGCAACAG GTCAAGCAGGGACACGTCTCCCTCCAGTGACTCAGAGGAGTGGGTTATTGTACCTAATGGTCATGCTGTCAACGGTACGGCTTCTCCTTCCCGGTCTCCAGGGGGCTCCACTGCTTCACGTCCTCCTAGACCAACCCGACCTCCTCCTCCAACGCCTCGCAGACCTGCAGCCTCACCAA CCTCTTCTAGTAGTTCTTCCCCTAGTGAGCTGAGTGAAGCCCCGCCTTCTGATGGCTCCTCTCAGGTGTCTGCCAGTGGGTGCTCAGATCAACAGGATGAATCAGGTGTAGCGACTGCAAGTTCCTCACAGACAGCATCTGGCCCCAAACCAGGGGCCTCTGCCTCAACAGCTGTGGCCACAGCAACTCCAAGAGTCACACCTATGACCAACGGTCCTTTACCTCCAGG GTGGGAGCAAAGGGTGGACCAGAATGGACGGTTGTACTATGTGGATCACATTGAGAAAAGGACAACCTGGGACAGACCTGAGCCTCTGCCTACAGG GTGGGAGCGCCGGGTGGACCCGATGGGTAGGGTGTACTATGTCGACCACATAACCCGAACAACTACGTGGCAACGTCCCACACAGGAGTCAGTGCGTAACTATGAGGAATGGCAGCACCAGCGCAGCCAGCTGCAGGGAGCCATGCAGCAGTTCAACCAGAGGTTCATTTATGGG cTCCAAGACCAGCTTGCAGCTACAGCCAATAAAGAGTTTGACCCACTGGGACCTCTGCCACATGGTTGGG AAAAGAGAACGGACACCAATGGCAGAGTGTACTTTGTTCATCATCCAACTCGGACGACGCAGTGGGAAGACCCCAGGAGGCaagg GCTGCTGAATGATAAGCCCCTGCCAGAGGGTTGGGAGATGAGGTTCACTGTGGATGGTATTCCCTATTTTGTAGACCACAACAGGCGAGCCACAACTTACATTGACCCTCGCACAGGGAAATCTTCACT TGAGAATGGGCCACAGATAACCTACGTCAGGGACTTCAAAGCCAAAGTGCAATACTTCAGATTCTGGTGTCAG caaATGTCGCTGTCTCAGCACATTAAGATTACCGTCTCCAGGAAAACCTTGTTTGAGGAGTCATTCCAACAG ATCATGAGCTTCCACCCTCAAGATCTGAGGCGCAGACTATGGATCATATTCCCTGGAGAAGAGGGCTTGGACTATGGAGGTGTGGCAAG GGAGTGGTTTTTCTTGCTGTCTCATGAAGTTCTGAACCCCATGTACTGTCTGTTTGAGTATGCTGGCAAGGACAACTACTGTCTGCAGATCAACCCTGCGTCTTACATCAACCCTGACCACCTCAAGTACTTCAAGTTCATAGGACGCTTCATTGCCATG GCCTTGTTCCATGGCAAATTCATCGACACGGGTTTCTCCCTGCCCTTCTACAAGCGTATCCTGAACAAACCTCTCGCTCTCAAAGACCTGGAGTCCATAGATCCAGAGTTTTACAACTCACTCATATGGATCAA GGATAATAACATAGAGGAGTGTGGTCTGGAGATGTTCTTCTCAGTCGACAAGGAGATCCTGGGGGAGGTCACCACCCATGAGCTGAAACCAGATGGAGGGAACATCCAAGTAACTGAGGAAAACAAGGAGGAATACATCAG GTTGGTGGCAGAGTGGAGGCTGTCCAGAGGTGTGGAGGAGCAGACTCAGGCGTTCTTTGAGGGCTTCAATGAAGTTCTGCCCCAGCAATACCTTCAGTACTTTGATGCTAAGGAATTAGAG GTGATGCTGTGTGGTATGCAAGAGATCGACCTGGTGGACTGGCAAAGAAACACAATCTACAGGCATTATGCACGAAGTAGCAAGCAGATTCTGTGGTTCTGGCAG TTTGTGAAGGAGATGGACAACGAGAAGAGAATGAgactgctgcagtttgtcacagGAACTTGCCGTCTTCCTGTTGGTGGCTTTGCTGACCTGATGG GAAGCAACGGCCCCCAAAAGTTCTGCATTGAGAAAGTGGGCAAAGACAACTGGCTTCCACGAAGCCACACATG CTTTAATCGTCTGGACCTCCCTCCTTACAAGAGCTATGAGCAGCTGAAGGAGAAGCTCATATTTGCcatagaagagacagaaggctTTGGGCAGGAGTAA
- the itcha gene encoding itchy E3 ubiquitin protein ligase a isoform X2, which yields MKSQLQVTVLSARLKENKKNWFGPSPYVEVAVDGQSKRTEKCNNTHSPKWKQALTVIVTPVSKLIFRVWSHQTLKADILLGMATLEILETLKINDLKLCEVVQTLQLCSDRDPQDVVGDLSVCLDGMQVDPETIAEREYSVPNGNAKQNGDTGNRSSRDTSPSSDSEEWVIVPNGHAVNGTASPSRSPGGSTASRPPRPTRPPPPTPRRPAASPTSSSSSSPSELSEAPPSDGSSQVSASGCSDQQDESGVATASSSQTASGPKPGASASTAVATATPRVTPMTNGPLPPGWEQRVDQNGRLYYVDHIEKRTTWDRPEPLPTGWERRVDPMGRVYYVDHITRTTTWQRPTQESVRNYEEWQHQRSQLQGAMQQFNQRFIYGLQDQLAATANKEFDPLGPLPHGWEKRTDTNGRVYFVHHPTRTTQWEDPRRQGLLNDKPLPEGWEMRFTVDGIPYFVDHNRRATTYIDPRTGKSSLENGPQITYVRDFKAKVQYFRFWCQQMSLSQHIKITVSRKTLFEESFQQIMSFHPQDLRRRLWIIFPGEEGLDYGGVAREWFFLLSHEVLNPMYCLFEYAGKDNYCLQINPASYINPDHLKYFKFIGRFIAMALFHGKFIDTGFSLPFYKRILNKPLALKDLESIDPEFYNSLIWIKDNNIEECGLEMFFSVDKEILGEVTTHELKPDGGNIQVTEENKEEYIRLVAEWRLSRGVEEQTQAFFEGFNEVLPQQYLQYFDAKELEVMLCGMQEIDLVDWQRNTIYRHYARSSKQILWFWQFVKEMDNEKRMRLLQFVTGTCRLPVGGFADLMGSNGPQKFCIEKVGKDNWLPRSHTCFNRLDLPPYKSYEQLKEKLIFAIEETEGFGQE from the exons ATGAAGTCCCAATTGCAAGTCACAG TGCTTTCAGCCAggctgaaggaaaacaaaaagaactggTTTGGTCCCAGTCCATATGTTGAGGTAGCTGTGGATGGCCAGTCAAAGAGGACTGAGAAGTGCAACAATACACACAGTCCCAAATGGAAGCAGGCTCTCACAGT AATTGTGACTCCAGTCAGCAAGCTGATCTTCCGTGTTTGGAGCCACCAGACACTAAAGGCGGACATCCTGTTGGGAATGGCCACACTGGAGATCCTTGAGACCCTTAAAATTAATGACCTGAAAT TGTGTGAGGTGGTGCAGACGCTGCAGCTGTGCTCTGACAGAGACCCCCAGGATGTTGTAGGTGACCTGTCAGTCTGCCTGGACGGCATGCAGGTGGACCCCGAAACCATTGCTGAGAGAGAATATT CTGTTCCAAAtggaaatgcaaaacaaaatggagacaCTGGCAACAG GTCAAGCAGGGACACGTCTCCCTCCAGTGACTCAGAGGAGTGGGTTATTGTACCTAATGGTCATGCTGTCAACGGTACGGCTTCTCCTTCCCGGTCTCCAGGGGGCTCCACTGCTTCACGTCCTCCTAGACCAACCCGACCTCCTCCTCCAACGCCTCGCAGACCTGCAGCCTCACCAA CCTCTTCTAGTAGTTCTTCCCCTAGTGAGCTGAGTGAAGCCCCGCCTTCTGATGGCTCCTCTCAGGTGTCTGCCAGTGGGTGCTCAGATCAACAGGATGAATCAGGTGTAGCGACTGCAAGTTCCTCACAGACAGCATCTGGCCCCAAACCAGGGGCCTCTGCCTCAACAGCTGTGGCCACAGCAACTCCAAGAGTCACACCTATGACCAACGGTCCTTTACCTCCAGG GTGGGAGCAAAGGGTGGACCAGAATGGACGGTTGTACTATGTGGATCACATTGAGAAAAGGACAACCTGGGACAGACCTGAGCCTCTGCCTACAGG GTGGGAGCGCCGGGTGGACCCGATGGGTAGGGTGTACTATGTCGACCACATAACCCGAACAACTACGTGGCAACGTCCCACACAGGAGTCAGTGCGTAACTATGAGGAATGGCAGCACCAGCGCAGCCAGCTGCAGGGAGCCATGCAGCAGTTCAACCAGAGGTTCATTTATGGG cTCCAAGACCAGCTTGCAGCTACAGCCAATAAAGAGTTTGACCCACTGGGACCTCTGCCACATGGTTGGG AAAAGAGAACGGACACCAATGGCAGAGTGTACTTTGTTCATCATCCAACTCGGACGACGCAGTGGGAAGACCCCAGGAGGCaagg GCTGCTGAATGATAAGCCCCTGCCAGAGGGTTGGGAGATGAGGTTCACTGTGGATGGTATTCCCTATTTTGTAGACCACAACAGGCGAGCCACAACTTACATTGACCCTCGCACAGGGAAATCTTCACT TGAGAATGGGCCACAGATAACCTACGTCAGGGACTTCAAAGCCAAAGTGCAATACTTCAGATTCTGGTGTCAG caaATGTCGCTGTCTCAGCACATTAAGATTACCGTCTCCAGGAAAACCTTGTTTGAGGAGTCATTCCAACAG ATCATGAGCTTCCACCCTCAAGATCTGAGGCGCAGACTATGGATCATATTCCCTGGAGAAGAGGGCTTGGACTATGGAGGTGTGGCAAG GGAGTGGTTTTTCTTGCTGTCTCATGAAGTTCTGAACCCCATGTACTGTCTGTTTGAGTATGCTGGCAAGGACAACTACTGTCTGCAGATCAACCCTGCGTCTTACATCAACCCTGACCACCTCAAGTACTTCAAGTTCATAGGACGCTTCATTGCCATG GCCTTGTTCCATGGCAAATTCATCGACACGGGTTTCTCCCTGCCCTTCTACAAGCGTATCCTGAACAAACCTCTCGCTCTCAAAGACCTGGAGTCCATAGATCCAGAGTTTTACAACTCACTCATATGGATCAA GGATAATAACATAGAGGAGTGTGGTCTGGAGATGTTCTTCTCAGTCGACAAGGAGATCCTGGGGGAGGTCACCACCCATGAGCTGAAACCAGATGGAGGGAACATCCAAGTAACTGAGGAAAACAAGGAGGAATACATCAG GTTGGTGGCAGAGTGGAGGCTGTCCAGAGGTGTGGAGGAGCAGACTCAGGCGTTCTTTGAGGGCTTCAATGAAGTTCTGCCCCAGCAATACCTTCAGTACTTTGATGCTAAGGAATTAGAG GTGATGCTGTGTGGTATGCAAGAGATCGACCTGGTGGACTGGCAAAGAAACACAATCTACAGGCATTATGCACGAAGTAGCAAGCAGATTCTGTGGTTCTGGCAG TTTGTGAAGGAGATGGACAACGAGAAGAGAATGAgactgctgcagtttgtcacagGAACTTGCCGTCTTCCTGTTGGTGGCTTTGCTGACCTGATGG GAAGCAACGGCCCCCAAAAGTTCTGCATTGAGAAAGTGGGCAAAGACAACTGGCTTCCACGAAGCCACACATG CTTTAATCGTCTGGACCTCCCTCCTTACAAGAGCTATGAGCAGCTGAAGGAGAAGCTCATATTTGCcatagaagagacagaaggctTTGGGCAGGAGTAA